A DNA window from Hordeum vulgare subsp. vulgare chromosome 1H, MorexV3_pseudomolecules_assembly, whole genome shotgun sequence contains the following coding sequences:
- the LOC123449137 gene encoding uncharacterized protein LOC123449137, producing the protein MDSGEEAGCTASGSNIGGTRWHLHRKQQEPRCKTAPTSSSNSPGLHGRRYFLRRISTQYNWGGVHDAPSLWRKTNWQDAQLIEDSLSRPSLDAGGHQPAGSISGLPFFLWKLKWGSISGLLLFWKWKWGSISGLPVLWLR; encoded by the exons ATGGACTCgggggaggaggccggatgtaccGCAAGCGGCAGCAACATCGGCGGCACGAGATGGCATCTGCACCGCAAGCAGCAG GAGCCGCGCTGCAAAACTgctccaacatcttcatcaaatagCCCGGGCCTACATGGACGTCGCTATTTCCTGAGAAGAATCAGTACACAATATAATT GGGGAGGCGTTCATGATGCTCCGAGCTTATGGAGGAAGACGAACTGGCAAGACGCACAATTAATCGAGGACTCACTGTCACGGCCTAGTCTGGATGCTGGTGGACACCAGCCAGCCGGAAGCATCTCTGGGCTGCCTTTCTTCCTTTGGAAATTGAAGTGGGGAAGCATCTCTGGATTGCTTCTCTTTTGGAAATGGAAGTGGGGAAGCATCTCTGGGTTGCCGGTTCTTTG GCTGCGCTGA
- the LOC123448901 gene encoding UPF0481 protein At3g47200-like, translated as MKMLEQFCSAAPAEHGDSKHQQPIMYIVPEELKNMDYNPNEGYEPVAVRLGGPKIYRRRAIQDKESLLKMEGYKWSCVRQLISRHKSLLEPARTLVLLDGCLTSMKRLMPRIRASYSQPAIQENKVAEMMLLDGSFILHRLLKYARLAKKEEAGGSSDQFDKEDDEDWTQVYGRCFVWQFVTRDLLLLENQIPFFVVRELFQQLGNGDEPEELLVTGSLRLFRSLRPQMLHRSPIACDDVHHLLHLFYLSIGLSPSDRRKHSSRRGRRSDELLSEFPQWIPCAKELEEAGVRFRKRKDATSFMDVRFARGVLEIPQLELNDSSESLFRNLIAFEQTYPDTPRDVSTYAVFMDCLITSAEDMRILDLHGVLVSHLNSRRVAWRFFSDVVGQVHWSADNYLLGLMDAVNRYRSLRRHKWRAALVRNYFSNPWVTMSVLAALLLLAFSVVQTFFAVYAYFKPPK; from the coding sequence atgaagatgttggagcAGTTTTGCAGCGCGGCTCCTGCAGAACACGGTGACTCGAAGCACCAACAACCCATCATGTACATTGTTCCCGAGGAACTTAAAAACATGGATTATAACCCCAACGAAGGATATGAGCCGGTTGCTGTTCGTCTGGGCGGGCCCAAGATTTATCGTCGGCGAGCTATTCAGGACAAGGAAAGCTTGTTGAAGATGGAAGGATACAAATGGAGTTGTGTGCGGCAGCTCATCAGCCGGCACAAGAGCCTCTTGGAGCCTGCCAGGACCCTGGTGCTACTGGACGGATGTTTAACGAGCATGAAACGCCTCATGCCTCGAATTCGGGCTTCCTACTCTCAACCCGCCATCCAAGAAAATAAGGTGGCCGAGATGATGCTGCTGGACGGCTCCTTCATCCTACACCGCTTGCTCAAGTACGCGCGCCTCGCGAAAAAGGAAGAAGCTGGTGGGAGCAGCGATCAGTTTGacaaggaggatgacgaggactgGACTCAGGTCTACGGCAGGTGCTTCGTGTGGCAGTTCGTGACGCGCGACCTGCTGCTGCTGGAGAACCAGATCCCGTTCTTCGTGGTCCGGGAGCTCTTTCAGCAGCTGGGGAACGGGGACGAGCCcgaagagctcctcgtgacaggcAGCCTCAGGCTTTTCCGGTCTCTTCGTCCCCAGATGTTGCACCGCTCACCCATTGCTTGCGATGACGTGCACCATCTGCTGcacctcttctacctctccatcggcCTATCACCGAGTGACCGCAGGAAGCATTCCAGCCGCCGTGGCCGCCGAAGCGACGAGCTGTTGTCGGAGTTCCCTCAGTGGATCCCATGCGCCAAGGAGCTGGAGGAGGCAGGGGTACGGTTCCGGAAGAGAAAGGATGCGACTAGCTTCATGGACGTGAGGTTCGCCCGGGGCGTCCTGGAGATCCCGCAGCTGGAGCTCAACGACTCGAGCGAGTCGCTGTTCCGGAACCTGATCGCGTTCGAGCAGACCTACCCGGACACCCCACGGGACGTCTCCACCTACGCCGTCTTCATGGACTGCCTCATCACCTCAGCGGAGGACATGAGGATCCTCGACCTGCACGGCGTCCTCGTCAGCCATCTCAACAGCAGAAGGGTCGCCTGGCGATTCTTCAGCGACGTCGTCGGGCAGGTCCATTGGTCGGCCGACAACTACCTGCTCGGCCTGATGGACGCCGTGAACAGGTACAGGAGCCTCAGGCGGCACAAGTGGCGTGCTGCGCTTGTGCGCAACTACTTCAGCAATCCCTGGGTGACCATGTCGGTGCTTGCGGCCCTGCTCCTGCTAGCGTTTTCCGTGGTGCAGACATTCTTCGCTGTCTATGCCTACTTCAAGCCTCCCAAGTAA